The genomic window TCGGCGTGATCACCACGGCCAGCTTTGCCGTCGGGGTCGCCATTATCAGCCAATACCGCCGGTTCACAAAAAACTTCGAGGCAGTACTCTTCGGGAATATCCTCGGCGTCACCTCGGAAGACCTCTGGATGATCGCAATCGTCGCATTTGTCTCTGCTCTGCTGATCTTTGTCTTTTATCGACAGCTTTTATTCACAACCTTTGACGCCGACGTGGCCCGGATCTACGGCGTTCCGGTCGGCTGGACAGAAACCCTCTTTTCCTTGATCCTCGCCGCCGTCATCATCGTCTCAATGCAGGTCATGGGGGTTACAATGATTGCCGCCGCCATTGTCATCCCGGCCGTCGTCGCCCGCCTCATCACGGACAGCTTTAACAAGATCGTCTTTCTTTCTGTCCTGATCGGCGTATTTTGCGGCATCTTCGGAATGTATCTCAGTTTCCACCTGAACATCTCATCCGGCGCAACCATCGTCCTGGTGGGCGCCGCGATCTTTGTCCTCACCTATGTCGTCCAATCACTGAGAGAAAAAATCCTCCTGCCCAAAGAAGGAACGGTGCCTGCCCCTCTCGATACGATCCCGACCCACCAGCACCCTCACGAACATGCCGGCTTCTTCCATGTCCACGAACATTCCAATCATGAAAAAGACAGCCCCGAAGGACGGTAGAGCAGGATCAGGGGACGAGGGTCAATTGGATATCATATGATCCGAACTGCCCCGCTGACGGCGGGGCGAATGGCGAACGCATCACCAAGACAGACAGGCGCTCGGTTGCCTGAGCCGTCCAGGTGTTTGTGGATGACAGGGGTTCAGGAAAGGGGGGACCTCCGTTTTTAGGACAGGTGCTAATACCGATGTCCGGATCGACCCCGCACCCAAAGTAACTTATCCCACCCCGATTATCAAACGTGAATAAAGGGTTGTCTATGCTATCTTTGATCGTCAGAAAAGTATCCGCACCGTTTGTCAGGTTCAAGGTCTCAAGGGTATAGACTTCATCTAATTCCACGTCAAAGAGTATCTTATCTTCATCCTCAAAGGGATTTGGCCCAGACAGATAAAGTGTATGATGTTGGGCACCCCCCCCTGCAATGAGATTTAGCTCCACCGTTTTGTCACCTTCATCCGGAAAAAGCTCAATTTGCCTGTCCTTCAGTATAAACTGGAGGTCATCGGTTTCTGTCCCAGGTCGTTCGGCCTCAAAAGCGAGCCAGAAGGACTCCATTGTTGCCTGTCGCGACAAGAAAGGGGTACTCATGACCAACTGCAATATATGCTCGAAAGTCAGGTCAAGTGGGTCAGTATCAACAGCGGTCGGATCAGTCGGGGCCAGTCCATCCAGAATATCCCAGAGAATGCCGGCCACGGCAAGCTCGCTGGTCGTATAGATGGCCCCGGGCCTGAGCGGGGAAGAGGGATCTTCTATATCAAAGAAAAATATCGTCCCACCATTCGTATTTGTATCAACATAAACCGGGTTGGAGCGCACGGCGCTTGAAAAGAAATTGGCCCACCCCTCCGACCAGCTCAGGCGAATATCCTGGTCATTCTCTGAAATGCCATGAAAACCGCCAGGTGAATCGTCATGAGAGAACTGCGCCAAGATGAAATGACCATACTCATGCGCGATGACGGCATCATCATATTCATCAGAATCTTCTGCAATACAAACATCTCCTACCCCTCCTCCGCAGATAAAGATGGCATTGCTTTGGTTACTGAATGTCGCGAAAAATGTTCCCTCTGAGCCCCCCGGTTCCCAATAGCCGGTCAACAGAGGGAGAGGACAGGCAGGACCGGTGCTGGGGAATGGGCAAAGCCCCGTGCCCTCGATAAGTTCACCTGATTTTGAGAAGACATCGAGAATGTTAAAGGCACCGCCGATGCCTGCGGCCGGTGCCAGTACGTCCTGGATAAAGGGTGTTCCTGGACTACTGTTGTCAAAAGCGCTGGAGATCACGGAGAGCAGGGCCTGGTCCGTTAAATTATTCCGAATTTCAACTTGTGTCGGATTTCCAGGCTGAGGATCGGTTTGCGTGACAACCTGGACGTAGATCCCCCCACGCTTTGAGGAAGCATCTATCGAGGAAGGAAGTCCAACATAATTTCCTTGCTCATCGGTTAAACCTGAGGCCAACTCCGTAAATCCATCGATGGCAATGACCTTAATAACGGCATTTCGGATTGGCATGGGAACAGGGGCTCCAAGACCACTTTGACTGACCGGTCTGTCCTCATATTCTGCCCTTCCAGAGAGGGAGAAGGGATTTCCGGGATCTGGACTGACCACGCCGACCAAGGCGCTACCTGTCACTGCGCCGGAAACCGGCCTCACCGTGATTCGCACGACGCCGATGGACTTTGCAGTGGCCAGGCCATTTGCATCCACCGTAACAATGGAAGGATCATCAGAGTCCCACACCACAGTACCGGAAGCGGATAGCGCAGCCGCTGAGAACTGAAAGGTTTCCCCATTTACAATGTTGACCTGGATTGAAGGAGCCGTTGTCTGCGGAGTACCAACAAAAGAACTGTTCTTTTTTCCGCACGCGGAGAGGGTGAGGCAAAGGAGTACGAGCATCCCGATTCGGATTCCCGAGTGCATCACCTTATTTCCCCCGAAACTCAAGGATGGTCTCTCCACCCTCTTTTCGTATGATGGGTTCACGGAACTCAGGAGCCCCTTTCTTCGAGCCCTTGAGCTTGCTTTCCTGAAAGAAAGTTCCCCCTGCGGAAAACTGAAGGCTCGCCTTTCCCCGGATCTCCTGTAGAAGGCTCCCCGGATCCAGGATGGTCACTTCAATTGTCCGGATCTCTCCCTTCTCCAAAGACCCTTCCCAAGTGGTTTCGCCCTCAAGAACGCTTGCCCCCGGCGGAAGATCAATAGAGAGCGTCACCCGGCCCGACGCGACATTGGCTTTCGCCTTGAGCGTCAATTGAATCTCACCGTCTGACAGACCTTGATGGCGAAACGTAAGGCGAAGCGGAGGCCGCGGTTTTGCCTCCACAATTGGGGAGAAAATGATGAAAAGAAAAAAGGGCAGGGTAAAGGAAGTTAAAATCTTTCTAATCATACTTAAGTACCTTAAGTTATTTGAGCCATTTGGAATCACCTTGATGATGTAACGGTTCAGAATGCCCCTATTTTTATTCAGGGCAAGGCGCGAGGAGCACAGAACCGCAACGTTATACGTGAGGATCGAGCACCACAGCAACGCAACCATGAGGGAAAAGAGGGGCGTGCTGAATCGTTACAGGCAGTTTATCATATTGGGAGGGGATTGCCCTGAAAAACAGGCGGAGAGATTTTCAAGAACAATGAAACCCATTCGAACCCGGGTCTCCGTAGAAGCGGAGCCGATATGGGGGGCCATCACAACATTTCTAAGCTGTCGTAACCGGGGTGCGAGTCGGGGTTCCTCTTCAAAAACATCGAGTCCCGCACCGGCAATCCGTTTGTCACGCAGGGCCTGAACCAGGGCCTGCTCGTCTACGATCAGTCCCCGCGAGGTATTGATCAGGAAGGCGCTCGCTTTCATTGTCCGGAACGCCTTCTCATTAATTAGGTGAGTGGATGCGTCCGTTAAAGGGAGATGAAGGGAGACATAGTCCGATATTTTCAGGAGACGCATCAGGGAAAGATACTCGACATGGAGAGCCTTTTCCTCCCTGGCGGAAAGACGGTGTCGCTGGGTGTACAGAACTTTCATCGAAAATCCAGCCGCACGGCGGGCCATCGCCTGACCGATCCGTCCCATCCCGATAATTCCGAGTGTTTTTCCATAAATGTCACTTCCAAGAAGTTCAGTCGGCGCCCAGCCGTGCCACTTTCCAGACCGAACCATCTGATCGGCCTCCGGAATCCGCCGGGCGACCGCCATAAGAAGCGACCAGGCCAGATCCGCCGTCGTCTCAGTGAGGACACCTGGGGTATTGGTGACCGGAATGTTTCTCTCAGCCGCCGCCTTGAGATCAACATTGTTGTAACCCACGGCATAGTTGGAAACGATCTGCAATCGGGGGGCAGATGCAATCACCTCACGGTCAATCGCATCGCTCAACATGCTGATGATCCCGTCTGCAGATTTCACCCCCTTGAGGAGCTGCCGCCGCGAGATCGGGCGGTCAAAACCGTGGACATGGAGATCGAAGCAAGAGCCCAGCTTTTCCATAACCGGTTCGGGTAGGGTGCGTGTCAGAAAAATGTGCGGTAAGCTCATCAGTGGGCTTCACTCCAGTTTTGG from Candidatus Manganitrophaceae bacterium includes these protein-coding regions:
- a CDS encoding metal ABC transporter permease, which encodes MNFITAPLQYEFFIHGLIAASLVGGICGLIGVYIVLRRMSYIGHGLSHAVFGGAVVSSVMNWNFYLGAGLWGFFSVILINYVARKKKIGADAAIGVITTASFAVGVAIISQYRRFTKNFEAVLFGNILGVTSEDLWMIAIVAFVSALLIFVFYRQLLFTTFDADVARIYGVPVGWTETLFSLILAAVIIVSMQVMGVTMIAAAIVIPAVVARLITDSFNKIVFLSVLIGVFCGIFGMYLSFHLNISSGATIVLVGAAIFVLTYVVQSLREKILLPKEGTVPAPLDTIPTHQHPHEHAGFFHVHEHSNHEKDSPEGR
- a CDS encoding D-glycerate dehydrogenase; the encoded protein is MSLPHIFLTRTLPEPVMEKLGSCFDLHVHGFDRPISRRQLLKGVKSADGIISMLSDAIDREVIASAPRLQIVSNYAVGYNNVDLKAAAERNIPVTNTPGVLTETTADLAWSLLMAVARRIPEADQMVRSGKWHGWAPTELLGSDIYGKTLGIIGMGRIGQAMARRAAGFSMKVLYTQRHRLSAREEKALHVEYLSLMRLLKISDYVSLHLPLTDASTHLINEKAFRTMKASAFLINTSRGLIVDEQALVQALRDKRIAGAGLDVFEEEPRLAPRLRQLRNVVMAPHIGSASTETRVRMGFIVLENLSACFSGQSPPNMINCL